Proteins from one Corallococcus exiguus genomic window:
- a CDS encoding PorV/PorQ family protein: MPLRAIAAALSLTLSVVPFLARAATTERADELRNIASARSLGMGGAYRATGLGADALLGNPAAMALYPAYRIEGTGAYDPRNKEGYLGISLADSSSGRLALGVDYHWLSLGRGGGRTSANLSTLGAALPLGQSLLIGLSGHYLRLNGQSRFANSITMDAGILVRLSEQLSLGVSGHNLIDTENVELTRYFSAHAAYVGQAVVVAFDMRGDFETRDSTVLTYNTGAEYIFDQTIPLRAGYTYDGFQKISRVTVGAGFLSPGGGGLDLAYEHDLGGLNGRVLSLTLRLLVN, translated from the coding sequence ATGCCGCTCCGTGCCATCGCCGCCGCCCTGTCGTTGACGCTCTCCGTGGTCCCCTTCCTCGCCCGAGCCGCCACGACCGAACGGGCCGATGAGCTGCGCAACATCGCGAGTGCCCGGTCCCTGGGCATGGGCGGCGCCTACCGGGCCACGGGCCTGGGTGCGGATGCACTCCTGGGCAATCCGGCGGCGATGGCGCTGTACCCGGCCTACCGCATCGAGGGCACGGGTGCGTACGACCCACGCAACAAGGAGGGCTACCTGGGCATCAGCCTGGCGGACTCCAGCAGCGGCCGGCTGGCGCTGGGCGTGGACTACCACTGGCTTTCGCTGGGGCGTGGCGGAGGGCGTACGTCCGCGAACCTGAGCACGCTGGGCGCGGCGCTGCCCCTGGGGCAGTCGCTGCTCATCGGCCTGTCGGGGCACTACCTGCGACTGAATGGCCAGTCGCGCTTCGCCAACTCCATCACGATGGACGCGGGCATCCTCGTGCGGCTGAGCGAGCAGCTGTCGCTGGGCGTGTCGGGGCACAACCTCATCGACACGGAGAACGTGGAGCTGACGCGCTACTTCTCCGCGCACGCGGCCTACGTGGGGCAGGCGGTGGTGGTGGCGTTCGACATGCGCGGGGACTTCGAGACGCGCGACTCGACGGTGCTCACGTACAACACCGGCGCGGAGTACATCTTCGACCAGACGATTCCGCTGCGCGCGGGCTACACGTACGACGGTTTCCAGAAGATATCGCGCGTGACGGTGGGCGCGGGCTTCCTGTCGCCCGGCGGCGGCGGCTTGGACCTGGCGTACGAGCACGACCTGGGCGGGCTGAACGGGCGCGTGCTGTCGCTCACGCTGCGGCTGCTGGTGAACTGA